In Bacteroidota bacterium, one genomic interval encodes:
- a CDS encoding serine--tRNA ligase, with protein MIDIVILRDEPARVRQAMLDKGYQETELIDQILQLDTERRETLTKLQEIQTSANGIAKSIGQLFKDGKRDEAEAKKAESS; from the coding sequence ATGATTGACATTGTAATTTTGCGTGACGAGCCCGCCCGGGTCCGTCAGGCTATGCTTGATAAAGGCTACCAGGAAACCGAGCTTATTGACCAAATTCTCCAACTAGATACAGAACGACGGGAGACCCTTACAAAGCTCCAGGAAATCCAAACTTCTGCAAACGGCATTGCCAAATCAATCGGGCAATTGTTCAAAGATGGCAAAAGAGACGAAGCTGAAGCCAAGAAAGCAGAATCTTC
- the rfbD gene encoding dTDP-4-dehydrorhamnose reductase translates to MLYKRVLITGANGLLGQELVSVLSRHPDYDILATGRDIDARFNVGSCGYVSLDLTNHEDVKNIFMDFTPDVVINCAAITNVDHCEIERQACWDVNCEAVEQLIRLCKQHGTKLIQVSTDFVFDGEHGPYKEEDRPNPVNFYGRSKLAAENAIRKSGLRNWAIARTVLVFGTGEALSRSNIVLWAINQLSSGNTIRIVDDQWRTPTYAPDLAEGLQRLVRFDKQGVYHLSGREFLSIYDFVQKIAAVFDLDASLIERANSSTFSQTAARPPTTGFIVLKAETELGYRPKSTEKALAHLGARLGLPVSTS, encoded by the coding sequence ATGTTATATAAACGCGTATTAATTACAGGAGCCAACGGATTGTTGGGGCAGGAACTGGTCAGTGTGCTGAGCCGGCATCCTGATTATGACATCCTGGCTACAGGCCGCGACATAGACGCGCGCTTCAATGTTGGTTCATGCGGTTACGTGTCTCTCGACCTTACAAACCATGAGGACGTCAAAAATATCTTCATGGACTTCACGCCCGATGTCGTGATCAACTGCGCGGCAATCACGAATGTGGACCATTGCGAAATTGAGCGACAGGCTTGCTGGGATGTGAACTGCGAAGCGGTAGAGCAACTCATTCGCTTGTGCAAGCAGCACGGCACAAAACTCATCCAGGTCTCAACTGATTTTGTATTTGATGGTGAGCATGGACCTTATAAAGAAGAAGACCGCCCGAATCCAGTAAACTTCTATGGCCGATCGAAGCTGGCGGCAGAAAATGCCATTCGTAAGTCGGGCTTGCGTAACTGGGCTATTGCGCGTACTGTACTCGTCTTTGGCACAGGTGAGGCATTAAGCAGATCAAATATTGTGCTCTGGGCCATCAATCAGCTCTCATCAGGGAACACTATACGCATCGTAGACGATCAATGGCGGACACCAACGTATGCACCCGACCTGGCGGAAGGATTGCAACGGCTGGTACGTTTCGACAAACAAGGCGTGTATCACCTTTCTGGTCGCGAATTTTTGTCGATCTATGATTTTGTCCAAAAGATTGCTGCCGTATTCGATTTAGATGCGTCGCTGATAGAACGTGCAAACAGTTCTACATTCAGTCAAACTGCCGCTCGCCCGCCAACAACGGGATTCATTGTTTTGAAAGCAGAGACTGAATTAGGCTACCGCCCGAAAAGCACAGAAAAGGCTCTTGCTCACCTGGGTGCACGTCTGGGACTTCCTGTTTCAACATCCTGA
- a CDS encoding acyl-CoA thioesterase encodes MDKAKTVSESRSITSEIVLPNDTNNLGNMMGGRLLYLMDISAAISAQRHTNRICVTAAVDSVEFESPIRQGEIVVIESQVNRAFRTSMEVELNVWAENAIEQTRRKCNRAYYTFVAVDATNRPTPVPAIVPESPEEQARFEAAAKRRELRLIVAGRMNISDAKHIKGDLHPAPVAQE; translated from the coding sequence ATGGATAAAGCAAAAACCGTTAGCGAATCCCGCTCCATCACCAGCGAGATTGTACTCCCCAACGACACGAATAACCTCGGCAACATGATGGGTGGCCGGCTGCTGTATCTCATGGATATAAGCGCTGCCATTTCGGCCCAACGGCATACCAACAGAATCTGTGTGACAGCTGCCGTGGATTCTGTTGAGTTTGAATCTCCAATTCGCCAGGGGGAGATCGTTGTCATTGAGTCGCAGGTAAACCGGGCCTTCCGTACCTCTATGGAAGTGGAGCTCAATGTTTGGGCTGAAAATGCCATAGAACAGACGCGCCGTAAATGTAACCGGGCGTATTACACTTTTGTAGCTGTTGATGCAACCAACCGCCCCACCCCGGTGCCGGCCATCGTGCCAGAGAGCCCAGAAGAGCAAGCACGCTTTGAAGCCGCAGCCAAACGACGCGAGCTACGGCTTATCGTAGCCGGCAGAATGAATATTAGCGACGCCAAGCATATCAAAGGTGACCTGCACCCTGCACCTGTAGCTCAGGAATAG
- a CDS encoding asparagine synthetase B — protein MLLGLSRPATQVHAQDILIPMDARQSDHLKAYGIAFWSLQRGVTVDWLLNYRGGSFLLPFDNEIEQELRIRGVYSEKLGGAQTASVISEVESEANNTSLVRLEKAPRVAVYAPQQTLPWDDAVLLALNYAEVPYEMVYDDDVMEGELANYDWLHLHHEDFTGQFGKFIQYRSMPWYIEQQRQAEAAARRHGFRKVSELKLVVTQTIRDYVTNGGFLFAMCSGTDTFDIASAALNTDIVPAEYDGDPIDPDALSKLDYSQTFAFHNFRPNFNAQQYEHSDIDTGPPPPQLRNPALDYFTIFEFSAKWDPVPTMLTQNHVATVRGFIGQTTNFEKQFIKPNVVILAEAPGRDEVRYLHGSYGQGTFTFYAGHDPEDYQHFVGDPPTDLALHKNSPGYRLILNNVLFPAAKKKKQKT, from the coding sequence ATGTTGCTCGGCCTCAGCCGACCCGCAACCCAGGTGCATGCACAGGACATTCTTATACCGATGGATGCCCGTCAGTCGGACCATCTGAAGGCGTATGGCATTGCCTTCTGGTCACTGCAACGTGGAGTCACTGTTGACTGGTTGCTGAATTACCGCGGCGGCTCCTTCCTCTTGCCCTTCGACAACGAAATTGAACAAGAACTGCGCATTCGCGGAGTTTACAGCGAAAAACTGGGCGGCGCCCAAACGGCCAGTGTCATTTCGGAGGTTGAAAGTGAAGCCAACAACACATCGCTCGTGCGGCTTGAAAAGGCCCCACGCGTCGCCGTGTATGCCCCCCAGCAAACATTGCCCTGGGATGATGCGGTACTGCTTGCATTGAACTATGCTGAAGTACCATACGAGATGGTCTACGATGACGACGTTATGGAAGGAGAATTGGCCAATTACGACTGGCTTCATTTGCATCATGAAGACTTCACCGGGCAATTTGGCAAATTTATTCAATACCGTTCAATGCCCTGGTACATCGAGCAGCAGCGCCAGGCAGAAGCTGCCGCACGCCGGCATGGCTTCCGCAAAGTGAGCGAACTCAAGCTGGTTGTTACCCAGACCATCAGAGACTACGTAACCAATGGCGGCTTCCTCTTCGCGATGTGCTCTGGTACGGACACCTTTGACATTGCGTCCGCGGCCCTGAATACCGACATTGTGCCAGCAGAATACGACGGCGACCCGATCGACCCCGACGCATTGTCGAAACTAGATTATAGCCAGACCTTTGCGTTTCATAATTTCAGGCCAAATTTCAACGCCCAGCAATACGAGCATTCCGATATCGACACAGGACCTCCGCCCCCCCAGTTGCGCAACCCCGCGCTGGATTACTTCACAATCTTTGAATTCAGCGCAAAATGGGACCCCGTTCCGACCATGCTCACGCAAAACCATGTGGCAACGGTACGCGGTTTTATAGGACAGACGACAAATTTTGAGAAACAGTTTATCAAACCCAACGTGGTAATCCTCGCTGAAGCACCGGGCAGGGATGAAGTGCGTTACCTCCACGGCTCGTATGGCCAGGGGACGTTTACGTTTTACGCCGGCCACGACCCCGAGGATTATCAGCACTTTGTGGGTGATCCACCAACGGATCTGGCACTCCACAAAAACTCCCCCGGATACCGCCTGATTCTCAACAACGTCCTCTTCCCTGCTGCGAAGAAAAAGAAACAGAAAACCTGA